One segment of Dolichospermum sp. DET69 DNA contains the following:
- a CDS encoding N-acetylmuramoyl-L-alanine amidase, producing the protein MKLHWLIPSTFGTVFMLSSPAFAAKLESWRFDTNQNRLEINTSSAVQPQAQLIFNPTRLVIDLPGTEFGRPSLTQQIGGKIRTIRIGQFDEQTTRLVLELAPGYTFNPKQVKFIPANGKRWIVELPQPEVASGETGEPSLPPVSDQSSETTPSSRNIYNVVTTNQITRSNRETPPGVVQIDKLRVTGDGFFISTSGGNPQLQINPSQDNRSVNVDIIGAALSVNMGQRDLLINRYGVRRIQFSQLSSSPSAVRMTLLLDSPGGNWQALPSGDSGFVVIPDRVAKLSDNNQSSTPSVSDSPALIQSVEIGGNGTQLLIRADQAISATTGWDRSSGLFRITIPNARLANQVKGPTFNSNSPILKVRLQPQSPNTVVVLVQPASGVNFGGLNQITSQLLALQLQTNLRAQRPLITPPIPRLDPPSFNTEPPQTRPQPRLPVPNGKILVVIDPGHGGKDSGAPGLGGLLEKDVVLPISTKLARILEQNGIQVVLTRDADFFVELQGRVDIAKRVNATLFVSIHANSVDNRSDVNGLEVYYYDSGYGLAETVRQTILQNISTLNNRGTRKARFYVLRKNSMPAILVETGYMTGREDNPRLGSSEYQGRMAEGIATGILNYLKQR; encoded by the coding sequence GTGAAACTACATTGGTTAATACCTAGCACTTTTGGAACAGTTTTCATGCTATCTTCGCCAGCATTTGCCGCGAAATTAGAATCTTGGCGGTTTGATACTAATCAAAATCGTCTGGAAATAAACACATCTAGTGCTGTCCAACCCCAAGCTCAACTTATTTTTAACCCCACTCGCTTAGTAATTGATTTACCAGGAACCGAATTTGGCCGTCCGTCGTTAACCCAGCAAATTGGTGGCAAAATTCGCACCATTCGCATCGGCCAGTTTGACGAACAAACAACACGCCTAGTCCTAGAACTAGCTCCTGGTTACACCTTCAACCCTAAGCAAGTAAAATTTATTCCCGCTAATGGCAAACGTTGGATAGTAGAATTACCACAGCCAGAAGTTGCTTCTGGGGAAACTGGAGAACCATCACTACCCCCAGTATCAGATCAATCATCGGAAACAACACCTTCCTCCAGAAATATTTACAACGTAGTCACAACAAATCAGATCACCCGATCTAATCGAGAAACACCTCCAGGGGTAGTTCAAATTGATAAATTGCGAGTTACAGGTGATGGATTTTTCATTAGTACCAGTGGTGGTAATCCTCAACTGCAAATTAATCCTAGTCAAGATAATCGCTCTGTCAACGTTGATATCATTGGTGCAGCCCTATCAGTAAATATGGGACAACGGGATCTATTGATTAATCGCTATGGAGTCCGTCGCATCCAATTTAGCCAATTATCAAGTAGTCCCTCTGCTGTTCGCATGACTCTGCTGTTAGATAGCCCTGGTGGCAATTGGCAGGCATTACCTAGTGGTGACAGCGGTTTTGTTGTCATACCAGATCGTGTAGCCAAATTATCTGATAATAATCAATCCTCTACACCATCAGTTAGTGACTCCCCCGCGCTGATTCAATCTGTAGAAATAGGTGGAAATGGCACACAATTACTAATTAGAGCCGACCAAGCCATATCTGCTACCACTGGCTGGGATAGAAGTTCTGGTCTATTTCGCATCACCATTCCCAATGCTAGGTTAGCCAATCAGGTCAAAGGCCCCACTTTTAATAGCAATAGCCCTATTCTTAAAGTCCGTCTCCAACCCCAATCCCCCAATACTGTAGTTGTTCTTGTTCAACCTGCATCTGGTGTTAACTTTGGGGGACTTAATCAAATTACCTCTCAATTGTTAGCGCTACAATTGCAAACTAATCTTCGCGCTCAACGTCCTCTGATTACACCTCCTATACCACGACTAGATCCTCCAAGTTTTAACACAGAGCCTCCACAAACAAGACCCCAGCCCCGGCTACCAGTTCCTAATGGCAAAATTTTGGTAGTTATTGATCCTGGACATGGCGGTAAAGATTCTGGCGCTCCTGGACTGGGTGGTTTGCTAGAAAAAGATGTAGTTCTGCCTATTAGTACAAAATTGGCCAGAATTTTGGAGCAAAATGGTATACAAGTAGTTCTGACGCGAGATGCTGACTTTTTTGTAGAACTCCAAGGACGTGTGGATATAGCCAAGCGGGTTAATGCTACTTTATTCGTCAGTATTCACGCTAATTCTGTGGATAATCGGTCTGATGTCAATGGGTTAGAAGTCTATTATTATGACAGTGGTTATGGTTTAGCCGAAACTGTCCGGCAGACGATTCTCCAAAATATCAGTACCCTGAATAATCGAGGAACTCGCAAAGCTAGATTTTATGTCCTTAGAAAAAATTCTATGCCGGCTATTTTAGTAGAAACAGGTTATATGACTGGTCGAGAAGATAATCCCCGTTTAGGATCATCAGAGTACCAAGGTCGTATGGCTGAGGGGATAGCTACTGGTATTCTGAATTATTTAAAACAAAGATAA